A window from Candidatus Neptunochlamydia vexilliferae encodes these proteins:
- a CDS encoding ATP-binding protein has product MKNLPIGIQSIREILEEDQVYIDKTLFAKELITTGKHYFISRPRRFGKSLFLNTLGEIFKGNKALFKKCQIYQTDYQWEKHPVLYFDFSRILTTSTERLEIGLQEALEDLAEVYGVSITGSSSQSQLVRLVTKLAKKNRVVVLVDEYDRPIIKNLKSPKVAEQNRDFLKDFFGALKSLDAHLKFTCITGISKFSQVSLFSALNNLNDITMEPKYAGIMGYTEQELRQAFKEYIEKIAYERSQEGREISEERIIDEVRSWYNGYRFSRGETCVYNPFSTLNFMSKREPAGYWYSTGTPSFLTDQLKNHSQSIVSLDGTTARGDELMDISSIERISLKALMYQTGYFTIQDYNPLSKRYHLGFPNEEVRTAFMDSLVSHFTDNTDVRSSERFVKALESYQLGILFEHIKVGFSSFAYQVFAGAKERTYQAMLLSMLYGMGFDPLSERATNTGRIDLLLEMPKATYILEMKLDGSADEAMKQIHQKEYYKPYIGKGKKLILIGANFSSEARNVSEWKGELLSESGELVRELSKE; this is encoded by the coding sequence ATGAAAAATTTACCTATTGGAATCCAAAGTATCCGTGAAATCCTTGAAGAGGATCAAGTTTATATCGATAAGACACTATTTGCCAAGGAGTTAATAACAACAGGCAAACACTACTTTATATCCCGCCCGAGGAGATTTGGAAAGTCTCTATTTCTCAATACATTAGGAGAAATTTTTAAAGGCAATAAGGCTCTATTTAAGAAATGTCAAATTTATCAGACCGATTATCAATGGGAAAAACATCCGGTTCTCTACTTTGATTTTTCTAGGATTTTAACCACCTCCACTGAACGGTTAGAAATAGGTCTACAAGAAGCACTAGAAGACCTTGCTGAGGTTTACGGGGTGTCTATCACAGGCTCATCTAGCCAGTCTCAGTTAGTAAGACTTGTAACAAAGCTTGCGAAAAAAAATCGGGTTGTTGTCTTAGTCGATGAATATGATCGGCCTATTATTAAGAACTTAAAATCTCCCAAAGTTGCAGAGCAAAACCGGGATTTTCTAAAAGATTTTTTTGGAGCTCTTAAAAGCTTGGATGCACACTTAAAGTTCACATGTATAACCGGTATTAGTAAATTTTCCCAAGTATCCCTTTTTTCGGCTCTTAATAACTTAAACGATATTACAATGGAGCCTAAGTATGCAGGAATCATGGGATATACCGAACAAGAACTCAGACAGGCCTTTAAGGAGTATATTGAAAAAATTGCCTATGAAAGGTCTCAGGAGGGACGTGAAATATCAGAGGAGAGAATTATCGATGAAGTCCGGAGTTGGTACAATGGCTATCGTTTTTCAAGAGGAGAGACTTGTGTTTATAATCCTTTTTCAACACTAAATTTCATGAGTAAAAGAGAACCTGCAGGCTACTGGTATAGCACAGGAACCCCTTCATTTCTTACCGATCAGCTGAAAAATCACTCCCAGTCGATAGTTTCATTAGATGGAACAACCGCAAGGGGGGATGAGCTGATGGACATCAGCTCTATAGAAAGGATTAGCTTAAAGGCCTTGATGTACCAGACAGGATACTTTACCATCCAAGACTACAATCCTCTTTCAAAGCGGTATCACTTAGGGTTCCCTAATGAAGAGGTAAGAACCGCTTTTATGGACTCTTTGGTCAGCCATTTCACAGATAATACCGATGTAAGGTCTTCAGAAAGGTTTGTCAAAGCCTTAGAGAGCTATCAATTAGGGATCCTCTTTGAGCATATCAAGGTTGGGTTTTCTAGCTTTGCCTACCAAGTCTTTGCAGGGGCAAAAGAACGAACCTATCAAGCGATGCTTCTCTCTATGCTATATGGGATGGGTTTCGACCCACTATCAGAAAGAGCAACAAATACAGGACGGATTGATCTCTTACTAGAAATGCCTAAAGCAACTTACATTTTAGAGATGAAACTCGATGGTTCTGCTGATGAAGCAATGAAGCAAATCCACCAAAAAGAGTACTACAAGCCCTATATCGGTAAGGGGAAAAAGCTTATTCTTATTGGCGCCAATTTTTCTTCGGAGGCTCGGAATGTATCCGAATGGAAGGGAGAACTTTTGTCAGAATCTGGAGAACTTGTTCGTGAGCTTTCTAAAGAATGA